A stretch of the Panthera uncia isolate 11264 chromosome D1, Puncia_PCG_1.0, whole genome shotgun sequence genome encodes the following:
- the LOC125916050 gene encoding olfactory receptor 5T2-like — MKNDTEVTIFVLKGFTDKLELQTILFFLFLAIYLFTMMGNLVLVSLVIGDSRLHNPMYYFLSVLSSVDACFSSVIIPNMLVDFMSKNKIISFLGCATQMFLAVTFGTTECFLLAAMAYDRYVAIYNPLLYSVSMSPRVYVPLIVASYVGGILHASVHTVATFSLSFCASNEIRHVFCDIPPLLAISCSDTHTNQLLLSYLVGSIEIVTILTVLISYGFILLAILKIHSAAGRRKVFSTCGSHLTGVSIYHGTILFMYVRPSSSYALDHDMIVSMFYSIVIPMLNPIIYSLRNKDVKEAMKRVFQKNWFIN; from the coding sequence ATGAAGAATGACACGGAAGTCACCATATTTGTACTGAAGGGTTTCACAGATAAGCTTGAGCTGCAGACAATCTTATTCTTCCTGTTTCTAGCAATCTACCTCTTTACTATGATGGGGAATTTGGTTTTAGTTTCATTGGTCATTGGGGATTCCCGGCTCCACAATCCCATGTACTATTTTCTAAGTGTGTTATCATCTGTGGATGCTTGTTTTTCCTCAGTTATTATTCCAAATATGTTAGTAGATTTCATgtcaaagaataaaatcatttcattCCTTGGATGTGCAACACAGATGTTTCTGGCTGTTACCTTTGGGACCACAGAATGCTTTCTCTTGGCTGCAATGGCATATGACCGCTATGTCGCCATCTACAACCCTCTCCTGTACTCAGTGAGCATGTCACCCAGAGTCTATGTGCCGCTCATCGTTGCTTCCTACGTGGGTGGCATTTTGCATGCTTCCGTACACACCGTGGCCACATTCAGCCTGTCCTTCTGCGCATCCAATGAAATTAGACATGTCTTTTGTGACATCCCTCCTCTCCTCGCCATTTCTTGTTCGGACACTCACACAAACCAGCTCCTGCTCTCCTACCTTGTGGGCTCCATTGAGATCGTCACTATCCTGACAGTTCTGATCTCCTATGGTTTCATTCTGTTGGCCATTCTGAAAATTCATTCTGCTGCAGGGAGGCGGAAAGTCTTTTCTACATGTGGCTCTCACCTAACTGGAGTGTCAATATATCATGGAACCATCCTCTTCATGTATGTGAGACCAAGTTCCAGCTATGCTCTGGACCATGACATGATAGTGTCAATGTTTTACAGCATTGTGATTCCCATGCTGAATCCCATTATATACAGTTTAAggaacaaagatgtaaaagaggCAATGAAAAGAGTGTTTCAAAAAAATTGGTTTATCAATTAA